From the genome of Persephonella atlantica:
TCTATTATGGCAGCCATTTACTTTTCCTATCTTTACTTTACAGGCTCAGGGTAAAAAACATAATACCTGTTTTCGAGTCTATGCTCAGAACCATTTATAAAAAGAGTGCCTTTACGAAATCTAACCTGAGACACAGCTCTGTTTTCATCATAGTAACAAATCAAGAACTTCTTTCTACATCTTTTCTTATCCATCAATGCTTTTGTTTTTCGGCTGAAACCTCTGAAAAAACATTCTCCATGCGGTGCAACAACAACAAATTCTGGGTATCTACTTCCTTTAAAAACATGTACTTCCCACCTGTCTGTCTTTGAAGAAGATACAGTCAAAAAGAGAAACAAAGATAAAATAGAAAAAGATATCTTATAAAAACTGTTTACCTTCAAAAGAGCAATAAAAGTCAGAAAACTTAAATACACTGCTACAGAAACAGCGGAAGGAAAAAAACCTGCATGAACAAACTGAAAATCTGCAAAAAAGCTATTTATACTGATAAATGCTTTACCTAAAATCTCCATCAGATACACAGAAGGGTAAAAGGAAAAGAATGTAAACAGATTAAACACAGAGAGAAACAGATATGGAAAAAGAAGCAAAACCAAAACCGGCGTTGCAATGATTGTTGTGAAAGAAAATTTACCAAAGTAATAAAGGATTATCGGCGTTGTAAACAAAACAGCTATAACAGACATCAAAAGACTACTGCTTATATACTTGAAAACAGGGCTGTGTTTGATAACAAGAATCTCTGAGTAAAGAAGAATTCCTAAAACTGCAATAAAGGAAAGCTGAAAGCTAACGCTAAAAAGAGAATGGGGGGAAATCAGCAAAACGATAAATCCAACAAAAAAGAGCAAATCTACCGGATTAACCTTAAGGTACTTTAGCTTTGATATGATATACAAAGTGCCTAAAAAAGAGGCTCTCACAACAGGAATATGAAGCCCTGTAAAGAGAGGGTAAACAGACAAAAAGACTAAAGAAAGATAGTAGGAAACCTTTCTGCTGAATCTAAAAACAAACAGCAGTATAAGAAGGATTATTCCCACATGCATACCTGATATTGCAAGTAAATGGGATGTTCCTGCATTGATAAACTCTTCCCTTTCTCTACCTAAATAACCCTTTTCTCCAAAAACAAGGGCAAGACCAAGACGGAATGTTTCGTCGCTGTAAGACTGTTTCTGGTAATTTTCTATCAGTCTGTTTTTCAGCCAGTAAACAATATAAAA
Proteins encoded in this window:
- a CDS encoding ComEC/Rec2 family competence protein, yielding MYGFSIFAFLSLASGIVVSYFGFIYFPVWIAVLSLILSFSLIKTRFFIFAFFISIFFVGISIGKSQRLKDRFYRNSFIGCITTSVPYVSDRFTAFDCYVVQTDKKDLLHKTVKVYLKGENREIFLGSSAYFFGKINISDGQIKAYPYQHFFQINNSSNPFYIVYWLKNRLIENYQKQSYSDETFRLGLALVFGEKGYLGREREEFINAGTSHLLAISGMHVGIILLILLFVFRFSRKVSYYLSLVFLSVYPLFTGLHIPVVRASFLGTLYIISKLKYLKVNPVDLLFFVGFIVLLISPHSLFSVSFQLSFIAVLGILLYSEILVIKHSPVFKYISSSLLMSVIAVLFTTPIILYYFGKFSFTTIIATPVLVLLLFPYLFLSVFNLFTFFSFYPSVYLMEILGKAFISINSFFADFQFVHAGFFPSAVSVAVYLSFLTFIALLKVNSFYKISFSILSLFLFLTVSSSKTDRWEVHVFKGSRYPEFVVVAPHGECFFRGFSRKTKALMDKKRCRKKFLICYYDENRAVSQVRFRKGTLFINGSEHRLENRYYVFYPEPVK